The genomic window TTTTCATGATAACAGTACGCTCCTCTTTATGGCTTGCTCTCTGCTGATAACAAGCGCACCAATATGCATCGAAAAAGCGATTATAAAATTGAAGCTTCACATTCAATAATTTGTGTCTCAAGATGTCTAATGTGTCGTTCGGATTACAAAGTTTTGTGTTCATAATTTCTTTGGTCATTGTTCTATCTGCCGATGGTTTTACAATATACCTCGATGGTGGTGGGGAATTTAAAACCTTAGGAAAGGATCTGGCTGCGCTCAAAGATGACGTAAAAGAATTAAGGCAATCGTAAGTCACAAGGCAGAATCACTTCAAGCTTAAATTGaatgtttttcttcttctcctcCTTGCAATACGATAAAATAGTAACTACACAAATTCGTATAAATATATTGCTCCTAATTACAATTATTCTTTGACTttccaatttaaatttaagattagatagcatagagaagaaaattaacGGCCTAACTACTCTGATGAATAACTTGAGCAAAGAGTAAGATTTTTAGTTAATACTTAGAAATTTAGTTGATTCtcttatttggttttatttcagCTTGCAAACAATGAAGGATAATGCACGGGGTTCAGGAAAGGCTTGCACTGTGAAAATGGCAAACGAGCggaatcttaaattataaattgaaattaataattgtttatACGAAAGTTATTAACTtcggaaattatttatttatatataaaagaagaTCTATGCTTTTTTTCAAAGagcaaaacataaaaagtgTAAGTGCggctggaataatttttttatgtgaacGATTATTGCATGCATTAATTCTTCTAATAGAGTGTTGCCAGTTATTTGTAATTCAAAAGAATTGATTATAAGCTTAATTGTGTATTCCACGTGAAAGAAGatataaaagaaagaaattaatataaaagatttaattaaattacaaattttttgcaattgttaaaATATGAACATGAGCTAAAAAGGAATATTTCTGAGTgatgttgccacctaatttttaacgaaaacat from Anastrepha ludens isolate Willacy chromosome 5, idAnaLude1.1, whole genome shotgun sequence includes these protein-coding regions:
- the LOC128863761 gene encoding uncharacterized protein LOC128863761; translation: MSNVSFGLQSFVFIISLVIVLSADGFTIYLDGGGEFKTLGKDLAALKDDVKELRQSLDSIEKKINGLTTLMNNLSKDLQTMKDNARGSGKACTVKMANERNLKL